A portion of the Paenibacillus hamazuiensis genome contains these proteins:
- a CDS encoding glycosyltransferase family 2 protein, with the protein MLDNLLLGIQIVLAVIGGYQLFLTFFGWYRRKATKQHEPQKSFAVLVAAHNEEQVVGALIENLKNLDYPKELYDIFVICDNCTDKTAQIAKNMGVYAMERHNAKLRGKGYAIEWMLKELWKMPRQYDAVVMFDADNLVGTDYLRHMNNDLCNGSRVIQAYLDTKNPNDSWITAAYAITYWYCNRLWQLPRVNLGLANFLGGTGMCFESSLLKEIGWGATSLVEDLEFTMRCVQRGVYPHFNYDAKVFDEKPLTFKASARQRLRWMQGHFDVARRYFFPLFWQGLKEGNWAKLDTAVYAINVYTLFIGSILTVFLWIDVALPGVRTFTSMYDYSPFFFTMLTILTYAQFPLALVIEKAPWKTYKYLLLFPIFLLSWWPITFYAFFTQNNKQWSHTQHTRVIRLEEVQSKQVS; encoded by the coding sequence ATGCTGGATAATTTGCTGCTGGGCATACAAATCGTCTTGGCAGTCATCGGCGGCTATCAGCTGTTTTTAACGTTTTTCGGCTGGTATCGGCGTAAGGCAACAAAGCAACACGAACCGCAAAAATCATTTGCCGTACTCGTCGCCGCTCACAACGAAGAGCAGGTAGTTGGGGCGCTGATTGAAAACTTGAAAAATCTCGATTATCCGAAAGAATTGTACGACATATTCGTTATTTGCGATAACTGTACGGACAAGACGGCGCAAATCGCCAAGAATATGGGCGTTTACGCGATGGAGCGCCATAACGCGAAGCTCAGGGGCAAAGGCTACGCAATCGAGTGGATGCTCAAAGAGCTTTGGAAGATGCCCCGGCAGTACGATGCCGTCGTCATGTTCGACGCGGACAACTTGGTCGGGACCGATTATTTGCGTCACATGAACAACGATCTTTGCAACGGCTCCCGCGTCATTCAGGCATACCTGGATACGAAAAACCCGAACGACTCCTGGATCACTGCAGCTTACGCCATTACATATTGGTACTGCAACCGGCTGTGGCAGCTGCCCCGGGTCAATCTCGGGCTGGCGAACTTCCTGGGCGGTACGGGCATGTGCTTCGAGTCGAGCCTGCTGAAGGAAATCGGCTGGGGTGCGACCAGTCTCGTCGAGGACCTGGAGTTTACGATGCGCTGCGTGCAGCGAGGGGTTTATCCGCACTTCAACTACGACGCAAAAGTGTTCGACGAAAAGCCGCTGACCTTCAAGGCATCCGCCCGTCAGCGTCTGAGATGGATGCAGGGCCACTTCGATGTGGCGAGGCGTTACTTCTTCCCGCTGTTCTGGCAAGGCCTGAAGGAAGGCAACTGGGCCAAGCTGGATACGGCCGTCTATGCAATAAACGTATACACCTTGTTTATCGGTTCGATTTTGACCGTATTTCTTTGGATCGATGTCGCGCTGCCGGGTGTAAGAACATTTACGTCGATGTACGATTATTCGCCGTTTTTCTTCACGATGCTGACGATACTGACCTATGCGCAGTTCCCGCTCGCGCTCGTCATCGAGAAAGCGCCGTGGAAGACGTACAAATATTTGCTGCTGTTCCCGATTTTCCTGCTGTCCTGGTGGCCGATTACGTTTTATGCGTTTTTCACCCAAAACAACAAGCAATGGAGCCACACGCAGCATACCCGCGTTATCCGGCTGGAGGAAGTGCAGAGCAAGCAGGTCAGCTAG
- a CDS encoding MGDG synthase family glycosyltransferase, whose translation MRRKRVLILSEGFGAGHTQAAQALSVSLKKLSPDVQTRVLELGSFLHPTVAPWIFGAYRKTVINQPRLYGFMYRYQYKKSLNRFTQLALHRLFYAQTAEVIRQLKPDTIVCTHPFPNVVISRLKRSGLSVPLCTVITDYDAHGTWVSNEVNKYLVSTPDVKEKLLNHGVPADHIEVTGIPVHPSFWESHDKEQLRRQFGLQAMPTVLVMGGGWGLVHTEGFIEYLTRYRDRIQMIFCLGSNEKALADLSANPQFRHPNIRLLGFTKEVDKLMEVSDLLITKPGGMTCTEGLAKGIPMLFYKPIPGQEEENLQYFTEHGFGEQIRSTETIDYWFQYLLERYPEVQKRRAMLAEKWRQYRPAECSQAIMELMGEKYPVGP comes from the coding sequence ATGCGCAGGAAAAGGGTTTTGATATTGTCGGAAGGATTCGGAGCCGGCCACACTCAGGCCGCCCAGGCTTTGTCCGTCAGCTTGAAAAAGCTCTCTCCCGACGTGCAAACGCGGGTGCTGGAGCTGGGATCCTTTTTACACCCCACGGTGGCACCGTGGATTTTTGGCGCGTACCGGAAAACGGTGATCAACCAACCGAGACTGTACGGCTTTATGTACCGTTACCAGTATAAAAAGTCGCTGAACCGCTTTACCCAACTTGCCTTGCACCGATTGTTTTACGCACAAACGGCGGAGGTGATCCGCCAGCTTAAACCCGATACGATCGTCTGCACCCATCCGTTTCCGAATGTGGTGATCTCGCGGCTGAAGCGCTCCGGGCTGTCCGTCCCGCTTTGCACGGTCATCACGGACTACGACGCCCACGGGACATGGGTCAGCAATGAGGTCAACAAATATTTGGTGTCGACGCCCGACGTCAAGGAAAAGCTGCTGAACCACGGCGTGCCAGCCGACCATATTGAGGTCACCGGCATTCCGGTGCACCCGAGCTTTTGGGAGTCGCACGACAAGGAGCAGCTGCGCCGGCAGTTCGGGCTTCAGGCGATGCCGACCGTGCTCGTCATGGGCGGCGGCTGGGGCCTCGTCCACACGGAAGGTTTTATCGAGTATTTGACGCGCTATCGGGACCGCATTCAGATGATCTTCTGCCTCGGCAGCAATGAAAAGGCGCTTGCCGATTTGTCCGCAAACCCGCAGTTCCGCCATCCGAACATCCGCCTGCTCGGCTTTACGAAAGAAGTCGACAAGCTGATGGAAGTGTCCGATCTGCTCATCACCAAACCCGGCGGCATGACTTGTACGGAAGGTTTGGCCAAAGGTATCCCGATGCTGTTTTATAAGCCCATTCCCGGGCAGGAGGAAGAAAATTTGCAGTATTTCACGGAGCACGGCTTCGGCGAACAGATCCGGTCGACGGAAACGATCGATTACTGGTTTCAATATTTGCTGGAGCGGTATCCCGAGGTGCAGAAGCGCCGCGCCATGCTCGCTGAGAAGTGGAGGCAGTACCGACCGGCGGAGTGCTCGCAGGCGATTATGGAGCTAATGGGGGAAAAATACCCTGTTGGCCCTTAA
- a CDS encoding glycosyltransferase family 4 protein: MRVALFTDTYLPDVNGVAKTLGRWVRYVESRGSFCKVFAPSSPEPESADLRTVERFYSIPFLLYPECRLALPNPVHVSRSLKQFAPDLIHVATPFNLGLTGMLYAKKHGIPVVASYHTHFDQYLSYYKLQWMENMLWKYMVWFHQECRKIYVPSRSALLHLQEKGLERMEIWGRGVETGQFHPFVDRKAVLGRYGIAPAKFVMLFVGRLAPEKSVDVLLEAWRSLSDEVARHAHLIIVGEGPSAETLRELCAHDPAVTFTGFVQGRELAELYAAADVFVFPSATETFGNVVLEALASGTPVIGAAAGGVRDNISHGVTGLLCPPGDASRFAAAMERLFREEATRAAMAAAGREYALKQSWDSIFSRLYASYAEVAASGEEAICI, from the coding sequence ATGAGGGTGGCGCTTTTTACCGATACGTATTTGCCGGATGTGAACGGGGTGGCGAAGACGCTGGGACGGTGGGTTCGGTATGTGGAGTCGCGGGGCAGCTTCTGCAAAGTGTTTGCGCCGTCCAGTCCGGAACCCGAATCGGCGGACTTAAGGACGGTCGAGCGGTTTTACAGCATCCCTTTTCTGCTGTATCCCGAATGCCGCCTGGCGCTTCCCAATCCGGTTCACGTCAGCAGGTCGCTGAAGCAGTTTGCTCCGGACCTTATTCATGTGGCGACTCCTTTTAATCTGGGGCTGACCGGCATGCTTTACGCCAAAAAACACGGCATCCCGGTCGTCGCATCCTATCATACCCATTTTGATCAATATTTGTCGTATTATAAGCTGCAGTGGATGGAAAACATGCTTTGGAAATATATGGTCTGGTTTCATCAGGAATGCCGTAAAATATATGTACCCTCGAGATCGGCGCTGCTTCATTTGCAGGAAAAAGGACTGGAGCGCATGGAAATATGGGGTCGGGGCGTAGAGACCGGTCAGTTTCATCCGTTTGTCGACCGGAAAGCCGTGTTGGGGCGATACGGCATCGCTCCGGCAAAATTCGTCATGCTGTTTGTCGGCAGGCTTGCCCCGGAGAAAAGTGTCGACGTGCTGCTGGAAGCTTGGCGAAGCTTGTCCGATGAGGTTGCGCGGCATGCGCATCTGATCATCGTGGGGGAAGGCCCGAGCGCGGAAACGCTGCGGGAGCTGTGTGCGCACGACCCGGCCGTCACCTTTACCGGCTTCGTGCAGGGCCGCGAGCTTGCCGAGCTGTATGCCGCCGCGGACGTATTCGTGTTCCCGTCGGCAACCGAGACGTTCGGCAACGTCGTGCTCGAGGCGCTGGCCTCGGGAACACCGGTGATCGGCGCCGCGGCCGGCGGCGTGCGGGACAATATCTCGCACGGGGTGACCGGGCTGCTGTGCCCTCCCGGCGACGCTTCCCGATTCGCCGCGGCGATGGAGCGGCTATTCCGCGAGGAGGCCACAAGAGCTGCGATGGCGGCCGCCGGCCGCGAATACGCGCTGAAGCAATCGTGGGACTCGATATTTTCCCGTTTGTACGCCAGCTATGCGGAGGTTGCGGCATCGGGCGAAGAGGCCATTTGTATTTGA
- the rplT gene encoding 50S ribosomal protein L20 has protein sequence MARVKGGTIRAARRKKILKLAKGYFGSKHRLFKTAKEQVMKSLLYAYRDRRQRKRDFRKLWIVRINAAARINGLSYSKLMHGLKLAGIDVNRKMLADLAVNDAKGFAALADAAKQKVNA, from the coding sequence ATGGCAAGAGTGAAAGGCGGTACGATCCGCGCAGCTCGTCGCAAGAAAATTTTGAAGCTCGCAAAAGGTTACTTCGGTTCCAAACATAGATTATTTAAAACTGCAAAAGAGCAAGTGATGAAATCCTTGCTTTACGCATACCGTGACCGCCGTCAACGGAAGCGCGACTTCCGCAAGCTGTGGATCGTGCGCATCAACGCGGCTGCCCGCATCAACGGCTTGTCCTACAGCAAGCTGATGCACGGCCTCAAGCTGGCCGGCATCGACGTAAACCGCAAAATGCTCGCTGACCTCGCTGTCAACGACGCAAAAGGTTTTGCGGCTCTGGCTGACGCAGCCAAGCAAAAAGTAAACGCGTAA
- a CDS encoding phosphatase PAP2 family protein: protein MNRVVHWLSDREHRVFFWVNRRIQHFVLDKIFSGITHAGGASATIVFALAVALWGPGIWHKAGLQSCIALALSHIPVAIVKKKYPRLRPYLVLPGTHTCKNPLTDHSFPSGHTTAIFSVVVPLVWLQPWLGIILLPLASIVGLSRIYLGQHYPSDCLAGAVIGTGAALGTVAIFP, encoded by the coding sequence ATGAATCGGGTCGTCCACTGGCTGAGCGACCGCGAGCATCGCGTGTTTTTTTGGGTGAACCGGCGCATCCAGCACTTCGTCCTCGATAAGATCTTTTCCGGGATCACCCACGCAGGAGGCGCTTCGGCTACGATCGTCTTCGCTCTTGCCGTCGCCCTGTGGGGGCCGGGCATCTGGCACAAAGCGGGGCTGCAAAGCTGCATCGCCCTTGCGCTGAGCCATATCCCCGTCGCTATTGTAAAAAAGAAATATCCGCGGCTTCGTCCCTATCTCGTGCTGCCCGGCACCCATACATGCAAAAACCCGCTGACGGACCACTCGTTTCCTTCCGGCCATACGACCGCGATTTTCTCCGTAGTGGTGCCGCTGGTCTGGCTTCAGCCGTGGCTCGGCATTATTTTGCTTCCGCTGGCATCCATTGTCGGTCTGTCGCGTATATATTTAGGACAGCACTACCCGTCCGACTGCCTGGCCGGCGCTGTGATCGGAACCGGCGCGGCACTGGGGACGGTTGCAATTTTCCCCTGA
- the rpmI gene encoding 50S ribosomal protein L35 — MPKMKTHSSLKGRFKITGTGKVKRYKAYKNHLLSGKSGRQKRVLGTNPVMAPGDVRRLKQQLANIK, encoded by the coding sequence ATGCCTAAAATGAAAACCCACAGCAGCCTGAAAGGCCGCTTCAAAATAACAGGAACCGGTAAAGTAAAACGCTACAAAGCTTACAAAAACCACCTGTTGTCCGGCAAATCCGGCCGTCAAAAGCGCGTGCTCGGCACGAACCCGGTTATGGCTCCCGGCGATGTAAGACGCCTGAAGCAGCAGCTCGCCAACATCAAGTAA
- a CDS encoding sugar phosphate nucleotidyltransferase, which yields MKIILLSCGSGNRLWPMSSDNRPKHPLQPLTDESGKPASMLQRIWRQLVKRCLHKYTVIVTEANQRETIFEQLGNGVDLVLEPAQRDTFPAVLLAVAYLHSRRGLHPDETVLVLPVDGMADEPFYETVFQLPEAVKRSGARLGLLGVKPTHPSDKYGYLVPESKPSRSQPEHMVEVSRFREKPSKDEAESLISAGSMWNCGVFCFQARYVLERLESLSLPVSYGELLQVYSTMAKMSFSYAVVEKERRLVSLVYDGTWKDLGIWGSPTGVMRSQTIGPVVMGPI from the coding sequence GTGAAAATTATTTTACTTTCCTGCGGATCGGGAAACCGGTTATGGCCGATGTCCAGCGATAATCGCCCCAAGCACCCGCTTCAGCCGCTGACCGACGAAAGCGGGAAGCCGGCTTCCATGCTGCAGAGGATATGGAGGCAGCTGGTAAAACGCTGCCTCCATAAATATACGGTCATTGTAACGGAAGCGAACCAGCGAGAAACGATATTTGAACAACTCGGCAACGGAGTCGATCTTGTACTGGAGCCGGCCCAAAGAGATACTTTCCCGGCTGTTCTGCTGGCTGTCGCTTATTTGCATTCGCGTCGGGGACTTCATCCGGATGAGACGGTTCTGGTGCTGCCTGTAGACGGTATGGCGGACGAACCATTTTATGAGACGGTGTTCCAGCTTCCGGAAGCGGTGAAGCGCTCCGGGGCCCGGCTCGGGCTATTGGGCGTCAAACCGACGCATCCGTCGGATAAATACGGGTACCTGGTTCCGGAGTCGAAACCGTCCCGGTCTCAGCCGGAGCACATGGTGGAAGTAAGCCGATTTCGAGAAAAGCCGTCAAAAGATGAAGCGGAGTCGTTAATCTCCGCGGGATCGATGTGGAACTGCGGAGTGTTTTGCTTTCAAGCGCGATATGTACTGGAGCGGCTGGAGAGCTTGAGCCTGCCTGTCTCTTACGGGGAGCTTTTGCAGGTCTACTCCACTATGGCGAAGATGAGCTTCAGCTATGCGGTAGTCGAGAAGGAACGGCGTCTGGTCTCCCTCGTTTACGACGGGACGTGGAAAGACCTCGGGATTTGGGGTTCACCGACCGGAGTCATGCGTTCCCAAACGATAGGTCCCGTCGTCATGGGTCCGATTTGA
- the trmB gene encoding tRNA (guanosine(46)-N7)-methyltransferase TrmB — MRLRGRKGIREALEAQPDLVILNPKEYKGRWSEYFGNDRPIYVELGMGKGQFISRMSIKHPEANFIGVDMYDELLRRASEKARAAREEAGLGEELSNLALALFNIEYIEDIFSPGELERIYLNFSDPWPKKKHARRRLTHRRFVEKYMKLLNERGEIHFKTDSRSLFEFSLNSFADMGLRMRNISLDLHADGPHPDNVMTEYETKFFEQGMNIYRCEVVIGPEALDKHIRHLADTVAAEEKQKQSE; from the coding sequence ATGCGTTTAAGAGGGAGAAAAGGAATCCGCGAGGCGCTGGAGGCGCAGCCGGATCTTGTGATTTTGAATCCGAAGGAATACAAGGGACGATGGTCCGAATATTTCGGCAACGACCGCCCGATTTACGTCGAGCTTGGCATGGGAAAAGGGCAGTTCATCAGCCGCATGAGCATCAAGCATCCGGAAGCGAATTTTATCGGCGTGGACATGTATGACGAGCTGCTTCGCAGAGCAAGCGAAAAGGCGAGAGCCGCGCGAGAAGAGGCGGGCCTTGGCGAGGAGCTGTCCAATTTGGCGTTGGCCCTTTTCAATATAGAGTATATTGAAGATATTTTCTCCCCGGGGGAGCTTGAGCGCATTTATCTCAATTTCAGCGACCCGTGGCCCAAGAAAAAGCACGCCCGGCGCAGGCTGACCCACCGCCGCTTCGTGGAGAAATACATGAAGCTGCTTAATGAGCGCGGCGAAATTCATTTCAAAACCGATTCGCGCTCTCTGTTCGAATTCTCGCTGAACTCTTTTGCCGACATGGGCCTGCGAATGCGCAACATATCGCTAGATCTGCACGCGGACGGCCCTCATCCCGACAACGTGATGACGGAATACGAAACGAAGTTTTTCGAGCAAGGCATGAACATTTACCGCTGCGAAGTCGTCATCGGCCCCGAAGCTTTGGACAAGCATATCCGGCACCTCGCCGACACCGTCGCAGCGGAAGAAAAGCAAAAGCAGTCCGAATAG
- the infC gene encoding translation initiation factor IF-3: protein MINEEIRAKEVRLIGSNGDQLGIKPFREALQIAQDAGLDLVNVAPTAKPPVCRIMDYGKYRYEMQKKEKEARKNQKIVELKEVRFSATIDEHDFQTKLRNVIKFLKDGDKVKMSVRFRGREIAHADIGQKVLERVAAEVEDLSIVERRPKLEGRSMIMILAPKAQ from the coding sequence TTGATTAACGAGGAGATTCGGGCGAAGGAAGTTCGTCTGATCGGGTCTAATGGGGATCAGCTCGGCATTAAACCGTTTCGCGAGGCGCTGCAAATTGCGCAGGACGCAGGGCTCGACCTGGTGAATGTAGCCCCTACGGCCAAGCCGCCGGTTTGCCGCATCATGGATTACGGCAAATACCGCTACGAAATGCAGAAGAAAGAAAAGGAAGCGCGCAAAAATCAAAAAATCGTGGAGCTCAAGGAAGTTCGCTTCAGCGCCACGATCGACGAGCACGACTTCCAAACGAAGCTGCGCAACGTCATCAAGTTTCTCAAGGACGGGGACAAGGTGAAGATGAGCGTCCGCTTCCGCGGCCGCGAAATCGCCCATGCGGACATCGGCCAGAAGGTGCTGGAGCGCGTGGCCGCCGAGGTCGAGGACCTCTCGATCGTCGAGCGCCGGCCGAAGCTTGAGGGCCGCAGCATGATCATGATTTTGGCACCGAAAGCACAGTAA